The DNA region AAAATCCCACGCACACGTGGAACCAGAACATGGACCGTGACTGTGGTGTGTTTGGCAGATACAAATGCTAAAAAAATTCCATCCGTAGAAGAAAAAACTATTCTTATGAAGGCTGGATTGGGGGCTAAAAAAATTCAGTTCAACTTGGATGATGAAGAAGATGATGTTCTTTTAAGACTACAATCGGATAATATAAATATGAGAAATGGTGAGAGCATTGGATTCCCACAGTTACAGAATTCTGGAGGGTTCGAACTGCTGAACTGTAAACAAAATTGTCGGGAGCTGACATTGATTAATTGTCATTGGAACGTCAGATCATTAAAATCATACATTGGCAATCAAGCTAAAATTTACATTCGTCCTATTCAAACTAGCCTAGATACAACACCAAAAGATCAGGGAGAAATATTAACTGATGCAAAAGTAAGCTGCAAAGCCTGTCATTGCCTGTTTTCAGTTCGTGAGTTAAGGGCACACATTCAGACTTGCATGGGTGGAAAAAGCATATGTGAAAATGAATTACTGGCACAAGATCTAGATAGTGATGATCTACCTGACCCAGAAATTGGCAGGCAAGGGCAGTTGCCTGTTATAAATCCAACTCAAAGTTTCATACCACTTCAAACCACAGACCAGGATGTGAATTTGAATAATACAGTTTTGTATTTTAATCCCCCTTTTGGTTTCATTCCTGAGAATGAGACTCAGCCTCAAATGTCTACAGAATGTATTGTACCAAGCATTGATAGAAATTCGTCTACTCCAATTATGAAAGAGGATGAGTCTAATCTTCCTGCTGCAAGTTGGACAAATGGCACAGGCACACTTGATGACCAGTCTCAAAATGTTAGTAGCAGACCCTTACAAGCCTTTTTGGCATTACAGCAAAGTACAACAAATTCCTTGGATGTTACCTCTGCCGCAAGTTGCATCACATCTGTTGAAGCGACTGTATGTGCAAATGCACATGAACCGGTGTTTCCAAGTCCCGAGTCTGCTTCAGAGGAAAAGAGGCAAGAAGATCAGACTATTGAGGCAGTTATTGCAACAGCAATAGAATATTGCTTAAGTCATAACATTCAAGATCCTGTTGAAATGCTTCGATATTTACAAAGTGTGATTGTTAGGGGACGAAAACTTGAAATAGTAGATACATCACAATGTCTTGAAGGTGCAACAAACTTCATAATTGTTGATCGAAACAACATTCTTGAGACTGCTTTTGAGGAAATTGATTCCATTGCAGACCTTAGAACGACGCTTGAAGTGCAGTTTTATGATGaggtaatttaattttcatttaacatgtttaatgaaATACGTTTATCattcaaatacaatgtatatcaatAACAAGATGTATTTGTGAAACACTAATGCCCTCGTATGGCAGCTTATCATATGGCCAAGGCTAATTTTTCTGAATTGCACACAAACTCCAAAgatcaaggtcaaaaattttcgTACTGGAAGGAAGGTCTTGTCACAAGGAATACACCTGTGAAATATGAAATCCGTAATTTTTAACTGTTCAAAAGTTTAGGCCAaggttaaaatttttgaaaagtgGGTCAAACTCCAAGGTCAAGGTGAAGAGGTCAAATTTGGTGGTACCTTAAGAGAAGATCTTGTCACAAGGAATACACCTGTGAAATATGAAACCCATATCCCCACCCATGCAAAAGTTATTGACAAGGTTAAAGTTTTagcagacagacggacagatggacggcCCCgacacaacaaaaaatatataccctgGAAACTTTGTTTATAAGGGCATAATAATAgcaatttatattattattacacTAGTTTGTATTCATGAACATCATCCCAGAATAAAACAGATTTTGCTTTGTTCttgttgaaaattatttcaCACTTCTGAGTATCctaattttgtaattttctatgaatttatttttgtgaatCCTGTAATGTTATACCAGAGTTTTTGGTTTTGAATAATTGTCTTcgtttaaatttacaaattgtTCTTGAAGAGAAACAAACTCCATTTCATTGTATAATTGACAGACTGCTGAAGATCTTGGTGGTCCAAGGAAGGAATTTTTTCAACTTGTATTATCAGAGATAAAAAGGAAGTACTTTGACAGTGGGCTTCGTGAACACCTTGCTAAGGATTATTTGACAGTAGGGAAAATTATGAGTAAGTGTCATGTTTTGATCAAATCTTTTATAATTCTCACAAAACAGTCTaagaataatattttgaatatactGACTGTGCTTTTATTCCCAATATGGATCTTTATTAAGAGGTTCCATTGCCTTAAATGCCTTTTCATTGTTGATCACCTTTGAtatcaggtacatgtacatgtatttattatcaGAGTTCTACAATGTGTAGATTGCTAGCATCTAGACATTGCATTCACTCAATCCCATTTtgttaaagaattaaaattacTGTATTGAATACATCTATCATGTCTATTGTTTGTTACacatattattaaaatgtttattttcttcatttaaacACTGAATAGGTTTAAGTGTACTCCAGAATGGAAAACTTCCCAAATTTATGGACCCAGCAATCTTGGAGGATGTTTTCAGAGATGAAGATGGAAGCAGTGACTGCATCAAGAATTTGAGAAAGGGTCTGAACTGTTTAGGATTAGTCAAGGTATGATGACCATACTAAGTATATGACAGAAATTATACTCAAACCTGTTTTAATGGCCATTCTAAGAAAAATATTAGATATCATAATTTAGATCAGGCTCGTCAAACTGCACGTGACATTTGGTGCGTTTAGACCGTGATGTTACATGATGTTGTATGTaagttacattttcaaaaagaagCCTGAACAGTGCTGAAAGTAAATGAAGAACGCTTTGTTTACTAATTTATCTTCAATATTTATCCATTAAATCAGGGCATGTTTACTTTAAGTTGAACTTTTGCTGCTATTCTCGCGAGAACTAGCTTAAACAAGTGATGCATTGTAATTCTAAATTACTGCATCTAAAATTCTATCAAATGAATGTGCAGTAGTCCGCAATTTTCTCTGTGCACAGGTATTGCTTTATGAGCTCGCAGTGACGAGTGTCGCTTTGCTCGTTGGGCTTGCTATTAGCTGTCATGAGCTGTGATATAAAAGCATTTGACAGTGTTGTTGATGTTCTTTGTATCAGACAGTATGAATTTATACTAGATATTATCAGTATGCCTTCATTTTTCCATATTTTCTTTACAGATTGGAAGTGTGTTCCCTATTTTTGTGCACTTATTTAGACCTTCTCAGACTACATTGACCCTGAAGGCTGTTATACAGATTTTAAAACCAGTATTTTCTGAAGAGGGATCAAATAGCAGACAACTTGAAAATTCTGTGTATTCAGCATACTTGAAATATTTGAGAGCAGTTGCTAGTAAGTATGCAAGTTGCTGAGCATATTCAGTGATTTTTTAGGGCCGATTTTCGGGCCCAATCCCAATTGAAAATATGTCTGAATTTTCCCAAAAAATAGTGAAAGTTTTCCCAAAgaaaaacttacaaaaaatgtgataaaatttaGTGTGTTTATTGCATGTTTTTCAGTGAAGTTGAAGCAGGTTTTGTTGTTCAGCCATGTCAGATTTCTTTATTAGATAATTCAACCACTATTGTTCTTGATGCAAGTAATTAGATAATTCATACCAAAAATAGTCtagtttttgttataaaaaatgttgttaaagtaatacaaagtaaaaaacaaagCTTTTTGACTGTCACAATGCTTTTTAAGTGACTGGGTTTTCTGGGAGATTCCCAATTTAGCCTTTATTGTTGCTGAAATTCCTAATTCTGAGGGCCCCAACCCCCAGTCCCTAAgtactgaaaaaaaaccccactgaATTATTGTACAAGTGGAAATTTTAGCGAGAGCGATTTCTCCTTAAAAATTGGTAGGACTGATCCACAATAAACGATCATAGTTTTTATAGCttaaaactattttatattAGCATCTTTAGGAAatttagattcaaatttgttcaaatcatgattcaagGAAGTAAGGAGGGGAAACAATAGGGATGAAATGTTTACAAAGGAATAAATAGGAAAAAATCTTCTGTTCAAGAACAGCAAAGCCATTGTTATTGATATGGACGCATTCTCAGGTAGCTTAAAATTCAAGCCCTTCTTTTCAGTCTCATCCGCATGTGGTTAGAGCATCTGCTGTAGAGTCACTAAGTAAGGAGTTGTTCTTAACGTACGTTGCATGGTCGAATCCCACTGTAGAACGTGGAGAGTGGTCCTTCAGATGAGACCCCATAAACTGAGGTCCCTTGTCGCAGTAGTTGCTGGCACGAAATAAATCCCTCCTTGCTCAATGGCCCTGAGTGCCGAGTATAGAACAAAATTTGCAGCTCTCCACCAGCAAGCACTGGCAACTCCATATGAGTGAAGAATTCTCAAGAGAGACGTTAAACAATTTACAATCAATACTGAACAGATTTGTGCTTTTTTTCTAGCCAATGTGCTCAGGTGAGCAGTGTGGCCCATAGACCTGTTGTTTTTAGTGAGAAGTAATTTTAGTGATTAAAATGGTCATTTAATGTCAATGTTTATAGTGTTTATAAAACAGTGAATAAAAACTGGCTACATATTTAGAAAGATCATAATGCTAtacttaaatttcatatttcatgaCCCCAGGGGAAGGTGTTTTGACTCCAATGCAGGGACAAAATGTCTTAcagaatatataatgcttgagggtacaaaacacagttttatgtATGACATCAGCTAGGACATTACTTGGTGAGGGACAAGCAAAACTGACCcctataaaaaaagaaaatggagGCTTGTTATATAGACTTTTATACATTAATGGACAgctaaaattttgaatttaatgaatattcaaGTACATGTTTAATACAAAGATCatttactaatacatgtatgggGTGTTTGACACTTGAAACATAGGGGATATTCAGGGAAGTTTATGCATCCATTTGCAGTAAACCTATGCATTTTTAGCTCGCAATTCCTTGATCAACAAACAGTGCAAAATTCTGACATAATAAGTTATGTACATTTCACAGAATAAATCCTTAGGTTTTCTTTGAATGTACGTTACTTTTAGAATACATTTTCCACCTTTTGAAAGAGGTATATAACAGTACCTGCTTCTTAAGCATGCAATTCTGCACATGTGTAAACCAGATGTGTTTTGGGAGTTATCTCCCCCTATTAAAAGTATCccaaaaacttatttttatctccttttgttaaatattaagATAAGACTCTTCTTCATGCACATAAAAACAAAGAAGGTGCAATTTTTACATAGACTTCCTATAAATAGCATACCTTCCCAGCATGCTTCTCTCTTGAACTCCCTCTCCCTGAATTTTATAAGAAGCTGCATTTAGCTATTTGAATGGAAGCTAAATACACATTTAGAAAGAGTGTAAAGCTATCTACCAAAATCACAAATAACACAGCCCTTGGGGCAAGAGTTCAGGCTTTTGGCAGTGGATTGGGGCAAAATGAATAAGAGATGAATTTTGTTCTATCAGTTTGCTGACAATGAATGAAGAGTGAAACCATATTTAGAGATGGTACAATGTACTGTTTACAGGGAaattttcgccccttttgccTTATCCTCATTTGAGCGAATTTAAAACGGGGCGAAAtgaaataatacaaataatttttgtaataaaactaTGAATGGGCGAATTTAAAACAGGGCAAAATTGTTTGTAAGTGTGAAAGGGCAAAAATTAAACGGGGCGAAAATTACTGCATACAGtagtcaaccaaaatttttGATTCAGTTGGCCTGGGAAAGGAGTTCTGGTGGGGAGGGGGtctaaaattcaaaactttttcttACGGTTGTTAATGAATGAGAATAACAATGTGCATTTAGAAAGAGGATGCTGTATACAGAAATTATAGATTTTATAGTCTCTATTGTAAAATTGGGGGAGGGGAATCAAAACAAGTGACCAACATTTAAGATTTCTTGTCCTTTAGACTCCATAATGCAccttaaatgtaaatatgagACCTCTTGACAGGTCCCTGTATGGGTTATAAtactcaggtgactgttaaGTCCTGTGGGCTTCTTATTTGTCTATTAAAATGCCAGTATTTTACATGATCtttcatttcttctttttcacCCTGCATAACCAGATCATCTCATCCATTGAATTTCTTTCAGGTGGGAGGAGAGGATCTGTATCCTTGCACCACATCCTACAGTTTGCTACAGGTACTCCTGAGGAACCCATTCTTGGATTTACATTGCAGCCTTCAATCCATTTTTTTGAAGTGAAATCAAGTTCAGGGTTTATCCCAACTGCAAACACCTGTATCAACAACATGAAGTTACCAAGACCGTCTTATGAAATTGCATTACCATCTGAAGAGGAACTTTTTGCATTGTACGATTATGCATTTTTGAATACCTTTTATGGTCTATTTTGAATAACTTTATATCAGCTACCTTCTTAACACtaatgaatgtttttattgtcttcataatttcttattaggctgtattttttagctcacccgaGAGAAAGGCTCTGTCAGTGTTGCTATCTATTAACATTTTCAGCTTCTTTTCCAGAAAGTCTTCAATCTGTTccaatttgttcaaaatttaccCGGGAAAAAAGCAATCAGTAGTTCATCAATGATTAGTGAGTGTTGTTGCTAAAGGTCTTCTTCACACCTCCTTTTTTGCACTTAATTTGAATGGCATTGGTACAATTTACCTGGCTAATTTGTGTGTGTGCCCTAATTACATTGTAGacaaatatataagaatatattCCAGGATGATTTTGTTCATTACTGGTTACATTGATATAGGAAGAAACTCCTTAGATTTTTAGGCCTGAATGTCAAGGTCATCCTATGAGGACATCTTTTGCTATGGTCTTATTTGGAGAAGTGTTGTGAAGGGTATTCTTCATTGCAGtgcctatatatttttatggcaCATGAATTTCAGTGTATCATATTAcatattaataataaagataaaaaataataaataataaaaaataggGTAAGGGTATCAGAAGTGGACATGAGTGGAATGATTTATCATGTTTGATGTAATTCTTTGTGATTTGTTGATCCAGAACAGTACAACATTTGAATCAAGTATTAAAGCTCTAATACTTAATATGGTacatgaattttgattttttgagaATTTTGAATTCCTTCAATCTtttgtttcataatttttatttttgtcaaacatGGTTGATGTTGATTTATTAATTATGGGATTTCTTTTAGGTATTCTAGGGAAGAATTAATGCAAATATCTTTGCTgttatgttaaaatatattgttaacccccccccccccccccccccccaagtatTTAGGATTTTGGAATCagcttgtctgtctgtctgtgcaaaTGTGTCCAgttcatgtattttttatggAGGAAAATTAGAATCTtctacttcacacaaagattccttatgacctaagggtgtgtctgGACCTTtacccaaggtcatttgaacAATGTCAGGGTCACTGAAAGAAAAAGTTCATTGTTCTGTTTGGTCCATATAATTAGTATTAATGTTACACTAGGATACGCCTtactttcatttattaaaaaaagccTAGCAGGAGTATATGTCCATTTTGGACGGTTCTAGTTTTGTATACTGTTTAAGTACATCACATTTGGGGGAGCGTGGGgtatgtgagcttgctcactttttcttttatttcatttttaaattgaatggaTGACCAATAAATgtaacactttttttaaatttatgtatgCTTCCAGACAAAGCAGaaaatgtgtttgtgttttaaatgtttgacgttttttattcaataaaaaaaattctgttttttattttgattccgTAACATGAACACCATTGcatgtaattcatttttaaGATGAAGGGGTTACGTATGTTTTATTCCAATAAAACACCTTTTTATGCGCTTGAATTAATTCGGGGCGCATATTGATTTTGTCCTGTTTGTATGTTTATCTGTTTGTCTGTCAGTTGTCAACTTTAACTTTTGCCATAACTTTTGAACCGTGAGAGATCAAGACTTCATATTTGGTATGCATACTCAACAAGTTAAGCATCTTCAACTGACATCAAGGTAAATGACCTTGTGACCTTGACTGTTACCTTTATGCTAAAAATAGTATTTTCAAACTTTCTCCATAACTTTTGAACTGTGACTCTGTGAGAGAAAGAGACTTCATATTTGGTATGCTTACTCCACTAATTAAGTACTTCCAACTGACACCAAGGTCAATGACCTTGTGACCTTTATGGTAAAAATagctttttttttggaattttcatCATAACTTTTGAACCGTGAGAGAAAGAGACTTCATATTTGGTATGCATACTCCACTAATTAAGCACTTTCAGCTGACACCAAGGTGTGACCTTGACTGAGACCCATATGCGAAAAATTGCTTTTTAGAACTTTGTTGTCCCCGGGTGCATAGTGTTTCACAAACCcatctgattttattttgataatttgtttgccCTCTAAATGCACCGTTACTGTATTTCTTTTATGGATCCGccatcatatttttataaagagaGTGAGAAAATTCTGATCTTAAATTCATgtcatttgataaattatgagtagttctTCAAAGGGAAAAAGCCAAgttaaccaaaataaatacaagatgtgtttgtgaaacactgaTGTCCCAGAATGGCAGCGTATGGCGAGGATTGAAGTTTCGCTAACGGATGTCAAACtccaaaggtcaaggtcaaaagaCAAAATTTGTTGTTATCCAAAGGAAGAGCTTGAAACGAGGAATAcatctatgaaatatgaaagccCTAGTGCTAAATGTTCAAAAGTTATGCCTAAGGTTCAAGTTTTTGAAAAGTGGGTCAAACTCTTGGGTCAAGGTAAAAAATATACCCATTGAAAGGTCAGAATGAATACATATATAAAGTATGAAAGCCTTGGCACCAATTTTCAAAAGTTATGGCCAAGGTTAAAGTgtgaaaatgtttgtaaaagttGATCAAACTTCATGGTCAAAAGGTCAAATTTGGTGTTACCGCGAAAAAAGGCCTGGTCATAAGGGATactttgtaaaatatgaaagcCAGAGCCCAACCCACTCAAAAGTTATGTGCAATTTTAAGTTTTTgcggacaaacagacagaccaATGGACGGAAAGGGCAAAAACTATGTAACCCCAAATCTTCGATGACAGTGGCATAAAATAAAACTGCTATCGCATAAGAATATTGCACGCACTCTATTACCACTACATTGAGTAGGATCCCCACCCGCAAAATTGAATCTGTGTTGGATTTCCGGGCATTGGGCGAGGCTGAATGCACATCTCTACTTCAGTTTctcaaacaaataaaagatagtGTTTTCAGCATTgcgtacatgtatagaaaaggTAACGCACTACAAAATGTGAATCTCCacgcaatattttttttttcctagcAATTATGCCCAAACGCAAAATACAGGTAACaagattaaaacaatatttgta from Crassostrea angulata isolate pt1a10 chromosome 7, ASM2561291v2, whole genome shotgun sequence includes:
- the LOC128156938 gene encoding uncharacterized protein LOC128156938, with product MAATTSVTLDLELEGDLADLDLNDTIENFKSERIDLDNFLSLTEQQLIRLGVKTIGDRLRLTERVRSEIKKRNACKPVDRNETLASQIIQQRNTLFNRNRNRRGQKRRTGSVSNSVDASDSSKIPRTRGTRTWTVTVVCLADTNAKKIPSVEEKTILMKAGLGAKKIQFNLDDEEDDVLLRLQSDNINMRNGESIGFPQLQNSGGFELLNCKQNCRELTLINCHWNVRSLKSYIGNQAKIYIRPIQTSLDTTPKDQGEILTDAKVSCKACHCLFSVRELRAHIQTCMGGKSICENELLAQDLDSDDLPDPEIGRQGQLPVINPTQSFIPLQTTDQDVNLNNTVLYFNPPFGFIPENETQPQMSTECIVPSIDRNSSTPIMKEDESNLPAASWTNGTGTLDDQSQNVSSRPLQAFLALQQSTTNSLDVTSAASCITSVEATVCANAHEPVFPSPESASEEKRQEDQTIEAVIATAIEYCLSHNIQDPVEMLRYLQSVIVRGRKLEIVDTSQCLEGATNFIIVDRNNILETAFEEIDSIADLRTTLEVQFYDETAEDLGGPRKEFFQLVLSEIKRKYFDSGLREHLAKDYLTVGKIMSLSVLQNGKLPKFMDPAILEDVFRDEDGSSDCIKNLRKGLNCLGLVKIGSVFPIFVHLFRPSQTTLTLKAVIQILKPVFSEEGSNSRQLENSVYSAYLKYLRAVASGRRGSVSLHHILQFATGTPEEPILGFTLQPSIHFFEVKSSSGFIPTANTCINNMKLPRPSYEIALPSEEELFALYDYAFLNTFYGLF